A region of Physeter macrocephalus isolate SW-GA unplaced genomic scaffold, ASM283717v5 random_1063, whole genome shotgun sequence DNA encodes the following proteins:
- the LOC102992276 gene encoding nucleolar protein 14, whose amino-acid sequence MLGKEEDEHVKRPNHTSADALSDGFVLDKDDRRLLSYKDGRMNVEEEPSGEASSSESEEEEGQGLSEGDPEESDGPNGPLGLESAVERELGGERAQGERRPGPGGRSTADDREAARAELPYTFTAPESYEELKSLLSGRSIEEQLLVVERIQKCNHPSLAVGNKAKLEKLFGFLLQYVGDLATSDPPDLGGIDKLVVQLYNLCQMFPEAASSAMKFVLRDAMHDIEGMVETTGRAAFPGLDVLIYLKIAGILFPTSDFRHPVVTPALLCLSQLLTKCPVQSLQDVVKGLFVCCVFLDCVSLSQRFIPELINFLVGILYVATPNKQSQGYTLVHPFRALGKNSELLLVSDEEAMATWHRRSLPLQWAGRPKAQTETEANHTRLSCLAVCLALVQRCVTAYGALPSFHDIVRPLRALLMEHLAARSCPPELQELSRSILTDMEKQPKHYRPLVCEKSKPVPLKLFTPRLVKVLEFGKKQGCTKEEQERKRLIHKHKREFKGAVREIRKDNQFLARMQLSEIMERDAERKRKVKQLFNSLATQEGEWKALKRKKFKK is encoded by the exons GATGGCAGGATGAACGTCGAGGAAGAGCCAAGCGGGGAAGCCAGTAGCAGTGAGAGCGAAGAGGAAGAGGGCCAAGGCTTGAGCGAGGGGGACCCGGAGGAGAGCGATGGCCCGAACGGCCCCTTGGGCCTGGAGTCGGCCGTGGAGCGCGAGCTCGGCGGCGAGAGGGCCCAGGGGGAGCGGCGTCCGGGCCCTGGGGGGCGATCGACGGCCGATGACCGCGAGGCTGCCAGGGCCGAGCTGCCCTATACGTTCACAG CTCCCGAATCCTACGAGGAATTGAAGTCTTTATTATCGGGAAGATCGATCGAAGAGCAGCTTTTGGTTGTGGAGAGAATTCAGAAATGCAACCATCCAAGTCTCGCAGtgggaaacaaagcaaaactagaA AAACTGTTCGGCTTCCTTTTGCAATACGTCGGAGATTTGGCTACAAGCGATCCACCAGACCTCGGCGGAATCGATAAGTTGGTTGT GCAGTTGTATAACCTTTGCCAGATGTTTCCTGAAGCTGCAAGCAGCGCCATGAAATTTGTCCTCCGAGATGCCATGCACGACATTGAAGGAATGGTTGAGACCACAGGCCGGGCGGCCTTCCCGGGCCTGGACGTG CTCATTTACTTGAAAATTGCTGGGATACTGTTTCCAACCTCTGACTTCCGGCACCCAGTGGTCACGCCTGCGCTGTTGTGTCTGAGCCAGCTGCTAACCAAG TGTCCCGTCCAGTCCCTCCAAGACGTGGTGAAGGGGCTCTTCGTGTGCTGCGTGTTCCTGGACTGCGTGTCTCTGTCCCAGAGGTTCATACCTGAGCTTATCAATTTTCTTGTTGGGATTCTTTACGTCGCAACTCCCAACAAGCAGAGCCAAG GTTACACTCTGGTGCACCCTTTCAGAGCACTTGGGAAGAACTCGGAGTTGCTCTTGGTTTCTGATGAGGAGGCCATGGCCACGTGGCACAGGAGAAGCCTCCCCCTCCAGTGGGCAGGAAGACCGAAAGCCCAGACTGAGACAGAGGCCAACCACACCAG GCTGTCCTGCCTGGCCGTGTGTCTGGCTCTGGTGCAGCGCTGTGTGACCGCCTATGGCGCCCTGCCCTCCTTCCACGACATCGTGCGGCCCCTGCGAGCCCTCCTGATGGAGCACCTGGCTGCCCGCAGCTGCCCGCCCGAGCTCCAG GAGCTGAGTCGGAGCATTCTGACGGATATGGAAAAGCAGCCGAAGCACTATCGGCCGCTGGTCTGTGAGAAGAGCAAGCCGGTGCCGCTGAAACTGTTCACCCCCCGGCTGGTCAAAGT CCTCGAGTTTGGGAAGAAGCAGGGCTGCACCaaggaggagcaggaaaggaagagGCTGATCCACAAGCACAAGCGAGAATTTAAAGGTGCCGTCCGGGAGATCCGCAAGGACAACCAGTTCCTGGCTCGGATGCAGCTCTCAGAGATCATGGAACG ggatgcGGAAAGAAAACGAAAAGTGAAGCAGCTTTTTAACAGCCTGGCCACACAGGAAGGTGAATGGAAGGCCCTGAAGAGGAAgaagttcaaaaaataa